One window of the Streptomyces asoensis genome contains the following:
- a CDS encoding serine hydrolase domain-containing protein, translating to MRRRVPTCVLTHADPPALADGHAVDRYVEIGSLTKVVTGTALTRMAAAGVLALDDPVERWLPEAPATGITLLHLARHTSGLPRLPPGRLPPRDPYAAFDHSALHALLPGLDTLATRPPGQEEEYSNLGYAVLGAALAAAAATTYEELVTAYVLRPLDITEMTARPVPARRLPAPGLFGRPRRPWTMDGAMLPAGGLWATPRAVADLVVRLLVERRLGDPAPTWATAGPLRWHNGATRHASLFTGATADGSWVVVHRLNADPDGTDQLGVAVLERSRTDT from the coding sequence GTGCGTCGTCGCGTCCCGACCTGCGTCCTCACCCACGCGGACCCGCCCGCCCTCGCCGACGGTCACGCCGTCGACCGTTACGTCGAGATCGGCTCGCTCACCAAGGTCGTCACGGGCACGGCGCTGACCCGGATGGCCGCGGCCGGGGTGCTCGCGCTCGACGACCCGGTCGAACGGTGGCTGCCCGAAGCCCCCGCGACCGGGATCACTCTCCTGCACCTGGCGCGGCACACCTCCGGCCTCCCGCGGCTGCCACCGGGCCGCCTCCCGCCCCGGGACCCGTACGCGGCGTTCGACCACTCCGCGCTGCACGCGCTGCTCCCCGGCCTGGACACGCTCGCCACCCGGCCCCCGGGCCAGGAGGAGGAGTACTCCAACCTCGGGTACGCCGTCCTGGGAGCGGCCTTGGCCGCCGCGGCCGCCACGACCTACGAGGAACTGGTGACCGCGTACGTGCTGCGTCCGCTGGACATCACGGAGATGACCGCGCGCCCCGTCCCGGCACGCCGGCTGCCTGCCCCGGGCCTGTTCGGCAGGCCGCGCAGGCCGTGGACGATGGACGGCGCGATGCTCCCGGCGGGCGGGCTGTGGGCCACGCCCCGCGCGGTGGCCGACCTGGTCGTCCGGCTGCTGGTGGAACGCCGACTGGGGGACCCCGCGCCCACCTGGGCGACGGCCGGTCCGCTGCGCTGGCACAACGGGGCGACACGCCACGCCTCGCTCTTCACCGGGGCGACGGCGGACGGCAGTTGGGTGGTCGTCCACCGCCTCAACGCCGACCCGGACGGCACGGACCAGCTGGGCGTCGCCGTCCTCGAACGGAGCCGGACGGACACCTGA
- a CDS encoding GNAT family N-acetyltransferase translates to MDERDLEQVRLVPWAEGDFWLLQRANSPAMTEQLGGPESEEELADRHRRYVEPFAGRMYRVTLADTGETVGSIGYWERDWRGEQVWETGWGILPEFQGRGLAATAARALVDVVRQRAGHGGHPALHAFPKVEHAASNGVCRKAGFTLLGQADFEYPKGNPIRSNDWYVDLRTGSTGYRTSCAVHRPSGRG, encoded by the coding sequence ATGGATGAACGCGATTTGGAACAGGTGCGGTTGGTGCCCTGGGCGGAGGGCGACTTCTGGCTGCTCCAGCGGGCCAACAGCCCCGCGATGACGGAGCAGTTGGGCGGGCCGGAGAGCGAGGAGGAACTCGCCGACCGGCATCGGCGCTATGTCGAGCCGTTCGCCGGGCGCATGTACCGGGTCACGCTCGCGGACACCGGCGAGACCGTCGGCTCGATCGGGTACTGGGAGCGCGACTGGCGGGGCGAGCAGGTGTGGGAGACGGGCTGGGGGATCCTGCCCGAGTTCCAGGGCAGAGGGCTCGCCGCGACGGCGGCCCGGGCGCTCGTCGACGTCGTACGGCAGCGGGCCGGACACGGCGGCCACCCGGCCCTGCACGCATTCCCCAAGGTGGAGCACGCCGCGTCCAACGGAGTGTGCCGCAAGGCCGGGTTCACCCTGCTCGGGCAGGCCGACTTCGAGTACCCGAAGGGGAACCCGATCCGATCCAACGACTGGTACGTCGACCTGCGCACCGGGTCGACCGGCTACCGGACATCATGCGCAGTGCACCGGCCTTCAGGCCGGGGGTGA
- a CDS encoding thiol-disulfide oxidoreductase DCC family protein, producing the protein MISPAPHGPRSVPPVLAYDGDCGFCQASVDRIRDLAAPALEAVPWQFLPAESTAPHLERLDREVLLLRGGTVLAGGADALARWLATSPSAAYRTLSAVLRLPGVRVCARVVYRWVSRNRHRLPGATPACAVPPRGE; encoded by the coding sequence GTGATCAGCCCCGCTCCGCACGGCCCGCGCTCCGTGCCCCCGGTACTCGCCTACGACGGGGACTGCGGCTTCTGCCAGGCGTCCGTCGACCGTATCCGCGACCTCGCCGCACCGGCGCTGGAAGCGGTTCCGTGGCAGTTCCTGCCCGCGGAGTCGACCGCGCCGCATCTCGAACGGCTGGACCGGGAGGTGTTGTTGCTGCGTGGCGGCACGGTCCTCGCGGGCGGGGCCGACGCGCTGGCCCGCTGGCTCGCCACCTCGCCGTCCGCCGCGTACCGCACGCTCTCCGCCGTCCTCCGGCTGCCCGGCGTCCGGGTCTGCGCCCGCGTGGTCTACCGCTGGGTGTCGCGCAACCGTCACCGCCTGCCCGGCGCCACCCCGGCGTGCGCGGTCCCGCCGCGCGGCGAGTGA